In Herbinix luporum, a single window of DNA contains:
- the clpX gene encoding ATP-dependent Clp protease ATP-binding subunit ClpX encodes MSNKDDINEKLNIEDSDDKKDYTEEICYLCKRPESLAGKLMQIPNHIYICADCMQRTFDLINNPDNPYINMIGIPPGMFGMTDISSSIKTKKAQEDGKSKKEKVEFDRKKIPSPHIIKAKLDEYIIGQDHAKKVISVAVYNHYKRISSHAPEDVEIEKSNMLMIGPTGCGKTYLVKTLAKLLDVPLAITDATTLTEAGYIGDDVESVISKLLQAAGNDVKKAERGIIFIDEIDKIAKKRNTNSRDVSGESVQQGLLKLLEGSDVEVPVGATSKNAMVPLKTINTENILFICGGAFPDLDKIIKARLNKQSSMGFMADLKDKYDNDKNLLQKVTLDDLREYGMVPEFLGRLPILFTLEGLTKEMMIKVLQEPKNAILKQYKSLLAMDEVDLIFDEEALEAIAERALEKKTGARALRAILEEVMLDIMYEIPKDDNIGRVIITKDYIQGKGVPVIEMRGVSKQKAIASGN; translated from the coding sequence ATGAGTAATAAAGATGATATTAATGAAAAATTAAATATAGAGGATTCTGATGATAAGAAGGATTATACAGAGGAGATTTGTTATCTTTGTAAACGACCTGAAAGTCTTGCCGGTAAACTGATGCAAATTCCCAACCATATCTATATCTGTGCAGATTGTATGCAAAGAACCTTTGACTTAATCAATAACCCAGATAATCCTTATATAAATATGATTGGTATTCCCCCGGGGATGTTCGGCATGACCGATATAAGTAGTAGTATAAAGACAAAAAAGGCACAGGAGGATGGTAAGTCAAAGAAAGAAAAGGTAGAATTTGACCGTAAGAAAATTCCTTCACCCCATATAATAAAGGCTAAATTGGATGAATATATCATAGGCCAAGACCATGCCAAAAAAGTAATATCAGTAGCCGTATATAATCATTATAAAAGAATTAGCTCCCATGCCCCAGAGGATGTGGAAATAGAAAAGTCTAATATGTTAATGATTGGACCTACCGGTTGCGGCAAAACCTATCTGGTTAAAACCTTGGCAAAACTTCTAGATGTTCCTTTGGCTATAACTGATGCCACAACTTTAACGGAAGCAGGGTATATCGGTGATGATGTAGAGAGTGTAATTTCAAAGCTTTTGCAGGCAGCCGGTAATGATGTAAAGAAGGCGGAGCGGGGAATTATATTTATTGACGAGATAGATAAAATAGCTAAAAAACGAAATACAAACAGCCGTGATGTCAGCGGTGAATCCGTACAGCAAGGTTTGCTTAAGCTTTTAGAGGGTAGTGATGTAGAAGTACCTGTAGGAGCAACTTCAAAAAATGCCATGGTGCCTCTTAAGACAATAAATACAGAGAATATACTATTTATCTGTGGCGGGGCCTTTCCTGACCTTGATAAAATCATTAAAGCAAGGCTTAATAAGCAAAGCTCCATGGGCTTTATGGCAGACTTAAAGGACAAGTATGATAATGATAAAAATCTCCTGCAGAAGGTCACCTTAGATGATTTAAGAGAATATGGCATGGTACCGGAGTTTCTAGGTAGGCTGCCCATATTATTTACTTTAGAAGGACTTACTAAGGAAATGATGATAAAGGTTCTTCAAGAACCCAAAAATGCAATACTAAAGCAATACAAAAGCCTTCTTGCTATGGATGAAGTTGATTTAATCTTTGATGAAGAGGCCTTAGAGGCCATAGCAGAAAGGGCTTTGGAAAAAAAGACCGGTGCCAGGGCCCTACGGGCTATACTAGAGGAAGTAATGTTAGATATAATGTATGAGATACCTAAAGATGATAACATAGGACGTGTTATTATAACTAAAGATTATATTCAAGGAAAAGGTGTACCTGTTATAGAGATGAGAGGCGTCTCTAAGCAAAAAGCCATAGCTTCAGGCAATTAA
- a CDS encoding S1C family serine protease — protein MDDLNQNNINEISGNSDESYSHNNSSLNSNYDNPDHNHNQETQGYNPPEYSFWAEKVSGDNGYSYYQHIPQPENKPQKKKKGNKVLTFAAKALLFGILAGVTFAGVQFLYYKINPAAFQNKESFILGSVDEDSQVGNKLKVSSTDNGTVSTVPESAVMKVAENTMPSIVAITSISTTTDSWFGYEIPNEGSGSGIIVGKDEKELLIATNNHVVDGTDKITVTFIDETQAEAVIKGTDSKADLAVITVDLDKLSKSTLEKIKIAKLGNSDDIKVGEMTIAIGNAMGYGQSLTVGYVSAKDRKIEVSDNYSYNTMILLQTDAAINPGNSGGALLNIKGEVIGINTVKFADYKVEGMGYAIPISRAIPIINELMTREVLKPEEQGFLGVSVTDVTEDVSERFGIPIGVYITTVVENSAAEKAGLKEGDVIRKVNDIEITSGSQLSELISSIRVGTEIEIEYMRHIGEGYKEETVKATLGKRTE, from the coding sequence ATGGATGATTTAAATCAAAATAATATAAATGAAATTTCCGGAAATTCCGATGAAAGTTATAGCCATAATAATTCTAGTTTAAATTCCAATTATGACAACCCTGACCATAACCATAATCAAGAAACCCAGGGATATAATCCACCGGAGTATAGTTTTTGGGCTGAGAAGGTATCGGGAGATAATGGATATAGTTATTATCAGCATATACCCCAACCGGAAAATAAACCCCAGAAGAAAAAGAAAGGAAATAAAGTTTTAACCTTTGCAGCTAAGGCTTTGCTATTTGGTATTTTAGCAGGAGTAACTTTTGCCGGTGTCCAATTTCTTTATTATAAAATTAATCCGGCTGCATTTCAAAACAAAGAAAGCTTTATACTTGGTTCCGTAGATGAAGATAGCCAGGTTGGGAATAAATTAAAAGTATCTAGTACTGACAATGGAACCGTAAGTACTGTTCCGGAATCTGCTGTTATGAAAGTGGCTGAAAATACTATGCCATCTATAGTAGCTATTACCAGTATTTCTACAACTACTGACAGTTGGTTTGGATATGAAATTCCCAATGAGGGCAGCGGCTCAGGAATAATTGTCGGTAAAGACGAAAAGGAACTTTTAATTGCAACAAATAACCATGTGGTTGACGGAACAGATAAAATAACAGTTACATTTATTGATGAAACTCAGGCAGAGGCAGTAATAAAGGGAACAGATTCCAAGGCAGATCTTGCAGTAATTACTGTTGACTTAGATAAGCTTAGTAAAAGTACCCTTGAGAAAATTAAGATTGCTAAACTAGGTAACTCCGATGATATTAAGGTAGGAGAGATGACCATAGCAATTGGTAATGCAATGGGATATGGGCAATCCCTTACTGTAGGATATGTCAGTGCCAAAGACAGAAAAATCGAAGTATCTGATAATTATAGCTATAATACAATGATACTTCTTCAAACAGATGCCGCCATTAACCCCGGTAATAGCGGTGGAGCCTTGCTAAATATTAAGGGCGAGGTAATAGGGATTAATACAGTTAAATTCGCTGATTATAAGGTTGAAGGAATGGGCTATGCCATCCCTATATCAAGAGCAATACCGATTATTAATGAGTTAATGACCCGTGAGGTTCTTAAGCCGGAAGAACAGGGATTCCTTGGTGTTTCAGTAACGGACGTTACAGAGGATGTGTCTGAGCGATTTGGTATACCTATAGGAGTGTATATAACAACCGTAGTAGAAAACAGTGCAGCTGAAAAAGCAGGATTGAAGGAAGGGGATGTTATCAGAAAAGTAAATGATATAGAGATTACATCCGGTTCCCAGCTTAGTGAGTTAATCTCAAGCATTCGGGTAGGTACAGAGATAGAGATAGAATATATGCGCCATATAGGTGAGGGATATAAGGAAGAGACGGTTAAAGCAACCCTGGGAAAAAGAACAGAGTAA
- a CDS encoding undecaprenyl-phosphate glucose phosphotransferase, with protein sequence MIKDNQKTLNRLHIFMDAAIIVVSYLIAYYLRFYSFLTKMNIFSVESGTFYPLNIYAKSLYFIVPLYLIIYNQAKLYTPKRGKKRWAEFFPIAYSNFFGLAFYFFYLYMLEETHISRYFLGMFSVINVIICTAARMTVANILRTARKKGYNLKHVILVGYSRAAEAYIDRIFANPQWGYYIHGILDDSMEIDTRYKKVPVIGKLDQLEEYLTKMSLDEIAITLSIKEYELLEKVVATCEKSGVHTKFVPDYYSFFPTKPYTEDLYGLPVINIRNVPLSNTFNWITKRIVDIIGSLTGIIVFSVPMLIVALLIKLTSKGPIIFSQVRVGKNNKTFKMYKFRSMKVQTEEDEAKGWTTAGDPRVTGIGKFIRRTSIDELPQLFNILKGDMSLVGPRPERPQFVEQFKEVIPRYMIKHQVPPGLTGWAQINGYRGDTSITKRIEHDLYYIENWSLGFDIKIMFLTIFKGFINKNAY encoded by the coding sequence ATGATTAAGGACAATCAAAAAACACTTAATCGTCTTCATATATTTATGGATGCTGCAATCATTGTAGTTTCCTATTTAATTGCATATTATTTAAGATTTTATAGCTTCCTTACTAAAATGAATATCTTTAGTGTTGAAAGTGGGACATTCTATCCTTTAAATATATATGCCAAAAGTCTATATTTTATTGTTCCATTGTATCTTATTATATATAACCAAGCTAAACTATATACTCCAAAGAGGGGTAAAAAAAGATGGGCTGAATTTTTCCCCATAGCATATTCAAACTTTTTTGGTTTAGCCTTCTATTTCTTCTATTTGTATATGCTGGAAGAAACCCATATATCTAGGTACTTTCTGGGTATGTTTTCTGTAATTAATGTTATTATATGCACAGCTGCCCGAATGACTGTGGCCAATATTTTAAGAACTGCCCGGAAAAAGGGCTATAACTTAAAGCATGTTATCTTAGTTGGCTATAGCCGTGCTGCAGAAGCTTATATTGACCGTATATTTGCCAACCCACAATGGGGATACTATATACATGGTATCTTAGATGACTCCATGGAGATTGATACTAGATACAAAAAAGTACCGGTAATAGGAAAACTAGATCAACTAGAGGAATATCTTACTAAAATGTCACTGGACGAAATAGCCATCACCTTAAGTATAAAAGAATATGAGCTTTTAGAAAAAGTCGTGGCAACCTGTGAAAAATCCGGTGTTCATACTAAGTTTGTACCTGATTACTATAGCTTTTTTCCCACAAAGCCCTATACAGAAGATTTATATGGACTTCCGGTTATTAATATAAGGAATGTACCTCTTAGTAACACCTTTAACTGGATAACCAAAAGAATTGTGGATATTATAGGTTCTTTAACGGGAATAATAGTATTTTCAGTTCCCATGCTGATTGTGGCTCTATTAATTAAATTAACCTCAAAAGGCCCTATAATATTCTCCCAAGTCAGGGTGGGAAAAAACAACAAAACCTTTAAAATGTACAAATTTAGATCTATGAAAGTCCAGACTGAAGAAGATGAGGCAAAAGGCTGGACAACTGCAGGGGACCCCAGAGTAACCGGAATCGGAAAATTTATAAGGCGGACAAGCATAGACGAGCTGCCACAACTTTTTAATATATTAAAAGGTGATATGAGCTTAGTTGGCCCCAGACCTGAACGGCCACAATTTGTTGAGCAATTTAAAGAAGTAATACCAAGATATATGATAAAACATCAAGTTCCTCCGGGACTTACCGGCTGGGCACAAATTAACGGTTACAGAGGAGATACCTCAATTACAAAACGGATAGAACATGATTTATACTATATTGAAAACTGGAGCTTAGGCTTTGATATTAAAATAATGTTTTTAACAATATTTAAAGGTTTTATCAATAAAAATGCTTACTAG
- a CDS encoding LCP family protein → MKGWFAYFMTAKMDKKKKWLTRLLIIEAIVLLITVVLVWGYNKLHKTINKIPRDTSQDEEIIYNEEIQLDGYNNFLIFGLDTRDNSLQRGNSDTIILVSINKRNNLVKMVSIYRDTYAYIPDKGYNKINAAYANGGYGLAINTINMNFDLNITKYVTVNFQAVVEAIDYLGGITLDIDETELKYLNGYVRELNRINNTNVPQLEAAGKQNVNGTQATAYARIRYTRGGDFKRTERQRIVLQEMLKKAKKLSLPKLYNMVEKFMPMIYTNLSNKDIMNLMKSFLSYDIADQTGFPFEKDAHEYRGVSYVFPINLEENVIRLHQFLFEDENYTPSDQVQEYSAYIEDIRKR, encoded by the coding sequence ATGAAAGGTTGGTTTGCTTATTTTATGACAGCAAAGATGGACAAAAAAAAGAAATGGCTTACCAGGCTTCTTATTATAGAAGCAATTGTCTTACTAATAACAGTAGTATTGGTTTGGGGATATAATAAGCTTCATAAGACAATTAACAAGATACCTAGAGATACCAGTCAGGATGAAGAAATAATATATAATGAGGAAATTCAGCTAGATGGATATAATAACTTCCTTATATTCGGCCTAGATACCAGGGATAATTCCTTACAAAGGGGTAATTCCGACACTATTATTCTTGTAAGCATTAATAAAAGAAACAATCTGGTTAAAATGGTTTCTATTTACCGGGATACCTATGCTTATATTCCTGACAAGGGCTATAATAAAATCAATGCAGCCTATGCCAATGGAGGTTATGGTTTAGCTATCAATACTATTAACATGAACTTTGACTTAAATATTACAAAATACGTTACCGTTAATTTTCAGGCAGTGGTAGAAGCAATTGATTATCTAGGTGGAATCACCCTAGATATAGATGAAACAGAACTAAAATATCTGAACGGATACGTAAGGGAGCTAAATCGAATCAATAATACAAATGTCCCCCAATTAGAAGCTGCCGGCAAACAAAATGTAAACGGTACTCAGGCAACCGCCTATGCCAGAATCCGATATACAAGGGGTGGAGATTTTAAACGAACCGAACGGCAAAGAATTGTACTTCAGGAGATGTTAAAAAAGGCTAAAAAATTAAGCTTACCCAAATTATATAATATGGTAGAAAAATTTATGCCAATGATTTATACCAATTTGAGCAATAAGGATATTATGAATCTTATGAAATCCTTTCTCTCTTATGATATTGCAGACCAGACCGGATTTCCTTTTGAAAAAGATGCCCATGAATACCGAGGTGTATCTTATGTTTTTCCTATAAACCTTGAGGAAAATGTAATAAGACTCCATCAGTTCCTCTTTGAAGATGAAAACTACACCCCTTCCGACCAGGTACAGGAATATTCAGCTTATATTGAAGATATTCGCAAAAGATAA
- a CDS encoding CDP-glycerol glycerophosphotransferase family protein, with product MVKEIGYRIFAFVYYICRLFTVNNLAGNKRFFCVMTHDDGESSNVSLVISRLKKTEPGYKFSYITKTEVGSVRGFKNVRNLLSFFLIKPYLLAKSNIILLDNVFLPMAYIKVKKNVKVVQLWHGTGTIKKFGQDVNTGKLKELEKKANRNITHLIVNNTSTAKLYAKVFGISIDKVYATGLPKTDDILYRLWKSDKEGINIDKEVIYKKYKLSRDKKLILYAPTFRDENLGSETIINQVEKLSRLLPKDYILGLRLHPFVARLADAKDIKKICNLSREKDLSSLIMASDILISDYSSIIFEYCITEKPMIFFAYDLEEFSNKGRGFYEDYISYVPGPVAKSCEELIDIINKKGYSIERIRKFNKENFPNLDGKATKRIVDLIKS from the coding sequence ATGGTTAAGGAAATAGGATATCGTATATTTGCATTTGTTTATTACATATGCAGACTTTTTACAGTGAATAATTTGGCAGGTAATAAAAGATTTTTTTGTGTCATGACCCATGATGACGGAGAAAGCAGTAATGTCAGCCTAGTTATAAGCCGGTTAAAGAAGACTGAACCGGGGTATAAATTTTCTTATATTACCAAGACAGAAGTAGGATCTGTAAGGGGGTTTAAAAATGTAAGAAATCTATTATCCTTTTTCTTAATTAAACCTTATCTGCTGGCCAAATCAAATATAATATTGCTTGATAATGTATTTTTACCTATGGCATATATTAAGGTTAAAAAGAATGTAAAAGTTGTTCAGCTATGGCATGGTACAGGAACAATAAAAAAATTTGGTCAGGACGTTAATACCGGTAAGCTTAAAGAGTTGGAAAAAAAGGCCAATAGAAATATTACTCATTTGATAGTAAATAATACAAGTACAGCAAAACTTTATGCCAAGGTTTTTGGAATTAGCATAGATAAAGTCTATGCCACCGGTCTTCCTAAAACCGATGATATTCTCTATCGCTTATGGAAGAGTGACAAGGAAGGTATAAATATTGATAAGGAAGTTATTTATAAGAAATATAAGCTGTCTAGGGATAAGAAGTTAATCTTATATGCCCCGACTTTTAGGGATGAGAATTTAGGATCTGAGACCATAATAAATCAAGTAGAGAAATTATCAAGGCTGCTGCCCAAAGATTATATCCTAGGACTTCGGCTACATCCTTTTGTAGCAAGGTTAGCAGATGCTAAGGATATTAAAAAGATATGTAATCTTTCACGGGAGAAAGATTTATCATCCCTTATAATGGCTTCTGATATACTAATATCGGATTATTCTTCAATAATATTTGAGTATTGTATTACCGAGAAACCTATGATTTTCTTTGCCTATGATTTGGAGGAATTTTCAAATAAGGGTCGTGGTTTTTATGAGGATTATATTAGCTATGTGCCGGGACCTGTAGCTAAAAGTTGTGAAGAGCTTATAGATATCATAAATAAAAAGGGCTATTCTATAGAAAGAATAAGAAAGTTTAATAAAGAAAACTTCCCTAATCTTGATGGGAAGGCTACTAAGAGAATTGTTGACTTAATCAAATCATAA
- a CDS encoding CDP-glycerol glycerophosphotransferase family protein, with translation MKGTVFGMGFLKQMVLACYKILTKILPINKKIILFESNLGRNYTGNPKAIYEEMVARGLDKKYRCYFILEDMQTKIPGSAKKIKRNRFRYFYYFAKAGVWISDSRFPMYIIKRKGCTYIQTWHGTPLKKLALDLEAVFMAGEKDISDYKRNFYNNAQTWDYLISQNSYSTEIFRRAFGFTKEILEIGYPRNDILFHKNNKEDIEKIKKELGLPLDKKIILYAPTWRDNEFHGNGRYKFNPRIDFSLLMKQLKDDTVMIVKYHYLVMDQIDWSPYQGFIYTYDMSYDISLLYLVSDMLITDYSSVMFDYSILKRPILFYCYDLNEYKNTLRGFYFDLINEAPGPVVETMPTLLEAIKEYDFNLYNEKYKAFSKKYNHADDGNASGKVIELLTKIVPYHN, from the coding sequence ATGAAAGGTACGGTATTTGGTATGGGTTTTCTAAAACAGATGGTATTAGCCTGCTATAAGATATTAACAAAAATTTTGCCTATAAATAAGAAAATTATACTTTTTGAAAGTAATTTAGGCAGAAATTATACAGGAAACCCCAAGGCGATTTATGAGGAAATGGTTGCCCGGGGACTGGATAAAAAGTACCGCTGTTATTTTATATTGGAAGATATGCAGACTAAAATACCGGGATCGGCTAAGAAAATTAAAAGAAACCGGTTCCGGTATTTTTATTATTTTGCCAAGGCAGGGGTATGGATAAGTGATTCTAGATTCCCTATGTATATAATTAAGCGAAAAGGCTGTACTTATATACAGACTTGGCATGGTACCCCTTTAAAGAAGCTGGCTCTTGATTTAGAGGCGGTTTTTATGGCCGGAGAGAAAGATATTTCTGATTATAAAAGGAATTTTTATAATAATGCTCAAACTTGGGATTATCTAATTTCACAAAATTCATACTCCACTGAGATTTTTAGAAGAGCATTTGGATTTACAAAAGAAATTCTTGAAATTGGTTATCCCAGAAATGATATTCTTTTTCATAAAAACAATAAAGAAGATATAGAAAAAATAAAAAAAGAATTAGGACTTCCCTTAGACAAAAAAATAATTCTCTATGCTCCTACCTGGAGGGATAATGAATTCCATGGGAACGGAAGGTATAAATTTAACCCCAGGATAGATTTTTCCTTGCTTATGAAGCAGTTGAAGGATGATACTGTAATGATTGTCAAGTATCATTACTTGGTTATGGATCAGATTGATTGGTCACCCTATCAGGGTTTTATTTATACCTATGATATGAGCTATGACATTTCCCTTCTATATCTGGTTTCAGATATGCTGATAACTGATTATTCTTCGGTTATGTTTGATTATAGCATACTAAAAAGACCAATCTTGTTTTACTGTTATGATCTTAATGAATATAAGAACACTTTGAGGGGATTTTATTTTGATTTGATTAATGAGGCTCCGGGACCGGTGGTAGAGACAATGCCTACCTTACTTGAGGCCATTAAGGAATACGATTTTAATCTATATAATGAAAAATATAAAGCTTTTAGTAAAAAATATAACCATGCAGATGATGGAAATGCATCCGGTAAGGTTATAGAACTATTAACAAAAATCGTACCGTATCATAATTAG